The following coding sequences are from one Salvia hispanica cultivar TCC Black 2014 chromosome 3, UniMelb_Shisp_WGS_1.0, whole genome shotgun sequence window:
- the LOC125211629 gene encoding bifunctional aspartokinase/homoserine dehydrogenase 1, with protein MASIPLLLMGCGGVGRQLLHHVISCRPLHSQQGVRLRVVGVCDSKSMVAIPDVLTSEFRDDFLLQLCVIKSNGSSFLDLTKTGECQVYSGEEIGRKVIDVATALRSSSGLALIDCSASSETTGLLSQVINLDGCVVLANKKPLTSPLEYYDKLVSQPRRLRHESTVGAGLPVIATINRMLSSGDPINRIIGSLSGTLGYVMSEVEGGRPFSQVVTSAKKLGFTEPDPRDDLGGMDVARKALILARLLGHRIELDSIKVESLYPEKMGPANMPLDEFLAKGLPLLDEAIQKRIESAASNGNVLRYVCLIEESRCEVGLQEVSKDSALGRLQGSDNVVEIYSRCYSKQPLVIQGAGAGNDTTAAGVLADILDIQDMFRHSTSAA; from the exons ATGGCCAGCATTCCGTTGCTGCTGATGGGCTGCGGCGGCGTCGGCCGCCAGCTCCTCCACCACGTCATCTCTTGCCGCCCTCTCCACTCCCAACAG GGGGTGAGGCTAAGGGTGGTGGGAGTGTGTGATAGTAAATCTATGGTGGCTATACCGGATGTTTTGACCTCCGAATTCCGTGATGATTTTTTGCTGCAACTTTGCGTGATTAAGTCCAACGGCTCTTCTTTCCTCGATCTTACTAAAACTG GCGAATGTCAAGTGTATTCCGGTGAAGAAATTGGGAGGAAAGTGATTGATGTTGCTACTGCTCTACGTAGTTCAAGTG GTCTGGCATTAATTGACTGCTCAGCGAGCTCTGAAACTACTGGGCTGCTGAGTCAAGTGATTAACTTGGACGGCTGTGTGGTCTTGGCGAACAAGAAACCACTTACTTCTCCATTG GAATATTATGACAAGTTGGTCTCGCAGCCTCGACGCCTTAGACACGAGTCAACT GTTGGTGCAGGTCTTCCTGTCATAGCAACTATTAATCGAATGCTTTCATCAGGAGATCCTATCAATCGCATCATTGGAAGTTTGAGTG GTACCCTGGGCTATGTGATGAGTGAGGTTGAAGGCGGAAGACCCTTTAGCCAAGTTGTCACTTCTGCAAAAAAGCTTGGATTCACTGAACCTG aTCCTCGGGATGATCTTGGCGGGATGGATGTCGCTAGAAAG GCACTGATCCTTGCACGACTTCTTGGACATCGTATTGAGTTGGACAGTATCAAG GTTGAAAGTTTGTATCCAGAAAAAATGGGACCTGCTAATATGCCCCTTGATGAATTTTTGGCAAAAGGCCTCCCCTTGCTTGATGAAGCTATCCAAAAACGCATAGAAAGTGCTGCTTCAAATGGAAATGTTCTGCGCTATGTTTGTCTGATCGAAGAGTCTAG GTGTGAAGTTGGTTTGCAAGAAGTTTCAAAAGATTCAGCCTTGGGTAGATTGCAGGGTAGTGATAATGTG GTCGAGATATATAGCCGCTGCTATAGCAAACAACCACTGGTTATTCAAGGTGCTGGAGCAGGCAACGACACTACTGCGGCGGGTGTCCTTGCTGATATCCTTGACATACAGGACATGTTTCGACACTCAACTTCTGCGGCTTGA
- the LOC125212183 gene encoding uncharacterized protein LOC125212183: MSGHSLSLSYAKANSLSPPIFAAKTTSLGRATVNFNGYNCLPRNLKFSARELRNFVAVRASDSTNEAATNASSTWLLQAVGDGDFRHIGYKIARPGTFQIDSNVVTVGRVPDKADIVLPVPTVSGVHARIEKTEENLLITDLDSTNGTFINEKRLLPGIVSPASPGNLITFGDTNLAIFKVFKVKKELSSEGEAEKVANTTASS, encoded by the exons ATGAGTGGccattctctttctctctcatatgcCAAGGCCAACTCTCTCTCCCCACCAATTTTCGCAGCCAAAACCACCTCTTTAGGTCGCGCCACTGTCAATTTTAATGGCTATAATTGCCTGCCCAGGAACCTCAAATTTAGTGCCAGAGAGCTGAGGAATTTCGTCGCCGTAAGAGCTTCGGATTCTACCAATGAAGCTGCAACCAATGCCTCTTCAACGTGGCTTCTTCAAGCCGTAG GTGATGGCGATTTTAGGCATATAGGCTATAAGATTGCGAGGCCAGGCACATTCCAAATCGATTCT AATGTAGTTACTGTTGGGCGCGTTCCTGACAAAGCGGATATTGTGCTTCCTGTGCCTACAG TATCGGGTGTGCATGCTCGGATCGAGAAGACAGAAGAGAACCTCTTGATTACGGACTTAGACAGCACGAATGGTACCTTCATCAACGAGAAGCGGCTTCTTCCTGGAATAGTCTCCCCTGCATCACCAGGGAATCTCATCACATTTG GCGACACTAATCTAGCAATATTCAAAGTATTTAAAGTGAAGAAGGAGTTAAGTAGTGAAGGCGAGGCAGAGAAAGTAGCCAACACCACAGCCTCCTCCTAA